GCGGCGTCGGTGGTGCGGTAGAGGGTCACCTCGTCGTACTCATAGACCGCGTCGGCCGGGGCATCGATGCCCGAGGGAAGCCCCTTCCTCTCCACGGTGACGAGGAGTTCAGGGATCGTCTCCCCGGCGGTCACCCCGACCTCATAGATCGCGGAGTCCTGCATTGCAAAGGAGGCGTTCCCGCCGACCGGGATGTTGCTCGCCGCACCGGCAGAGACATCGGAGCGCCCGCCGCCGGAAGTGTGGGAATGGGGAGTCGGCACCGGTTGCAGGGAGAAGGAAAGGGGTGCGTTCGGGCCCTCGACGACCGTCACCGTCTGTTCGGCGGGGGTCACGTATCCTGCGAGGGAGACGGTGATCGTGTGGACGCCGGGCGGGAGGTAGAGGGCGGCGTCGGTTGTGCGGTTGATCGCCGCGCCGTCCAGGTGGACGGACGCACCGGTGGGCGTCGAGGAGACAGCAACAGTCCCGCGACCGTACATCAGGGGGAGGTAGTCGGTGCCGAGGTTCGAGACCTCCAGCGTCTGATCGCAGATGCCGTCGAAGTCCGCGTCCGCACACCACTCCGAGATGTTCTGGGCGGGGTCATTCAGCCAGAGGTTGCCGCCGAGGTACGGCCCCCCAGCGATGTTCGTCCCGCGGGTGCGGGTGGCGTTCAGGGCGGCGGCGGATCTCTCTGCATAGATGTTGGTGGGGTTGTCAAAGCGGCAGTTGGTGATGAAGGCACCGGTGGAATCGAGGAAGTACGCACCGCCGCCGAAGTTCGTTGCCGTGTTGTGCGTGAAGATCGTGCGTGTCAGGTTGGCACCGAGGGAACCGGAGAAGCACGTACCGCCGCCAGAGTTTGCCGTGTTGTTCGCAAAGGTCGTGTCCGTCAGGACGGCATTGGTGGAATCACGGAAATACGCACCGCCGCCGTACACGCTTGCCGTGTTGTTCGTGAAGGTAGCGTTCGTCAGGACGGCATTAGGGGAACTGACGAAATACGCACCGCCGCTGAAGTCTGCCGTGTTATTCGTGAAGGTGGTGTCCGTCAGTCTGGCACCGGCGGAACTGTCGAAGACCACACCGCCGCCGTCCCTGTTCATTGCCGTGTTGTCCATGAAGGTCGCGCCCGTCAGGACGGCATTGAGGGAACCGGAGAAATACGCACCGCCGCCGTACACGCTTGCCGTGTTGTCCATGAAGGTCGCGCCCGTCAGGACGGCATTGTCGGAACCTCGGAAAACCGCACCGCCGCCTTTCTCTGCTGCCGTGTTGTTCGCAAAGGTCGTGCCCGCCAGGGCGGCACCGTGGGAATTGGAGAAATACACACCGCCGCCATCAGAGTTTGCCGTGTTATTCGCAAAGGTCGTGTCCGTCAGGGCGGCATTATGGGAACTGTAGAAATACACACCGCCGCCGTCGTTCGTTGCCGTGTTGTTCGTGAAGGTCGTGTCCGTCAGGGCGGCACCGGTGGAACTGATGAAGTACGCACCGCCGCCGTCGTTCGTTACCGTGTTGTTCGTGAAGGTCGTGCCCGTCAGTCTGGCACCGGGGGAACGGGAGAAATACGCCCCGCCGCCGCCGTTCGTTGCCGTGTTGTTCGTGAAGGTCGTGCCCGTCAGGGCGAAATTGGCGGAATCATGGAAACACGCACCGCCGCCAGAGTTTGCCGTGTTGCCGGTGAATGCCGTCCTCTCGACCCGGAGGTGGTCGACGCTCTCGGCATAGAGCGCACCGCCGAAACCAGAGTTTGCCGTGTTGCCGACAAAGGTGCAGTCGGCGATGGTGAGGCCCTGAATCCCGGCGGCGTTGATCCCGGCGCCGCCACCAGAGCTCAACGTGTTCCCGGAGATGTTGAGACCGCGGAAGGTGGCGTTGTCCGCGGTGACGGTGAACGCCCTGACGGTGCCGGAGATGAGGGGTTGTGCGGGCGACCCGTCCCAGCGCGTGACCGTCACGTCGGGCGCGGCGATGGTGATCCCGCCCTCGTACACCTGGCCCTCCACGCCCCAGATGCGGATGGTGTCGCCGGCGCCGATCTCAGGGATGTCCGGGAGACGGGTGAGGTTCTCCGCCCCCGCCACCACGGAAACATTCCAGGTGTGAGGGTGGTCGATCGCCGCGGAAGCGGCAGCGGGGAGGAGGAGACACCCCGCAAGAAGGCACAGCACTGCGAGTCTGGCCGTACTCTCACATATATGATCTGCAATCATAATCCTTCACATCGTCCCGCCCATTCTTTTGTGGGCACAAACTGATTTTTTTATAATGATCAGTTTGTATATCAAATCTGCGAAGTAAAAATCCTAATATGTGATAACCGATATCTGCCCATTCGTGCAGGCCGGTTCCGGGGGGGCATGCGCGGGTTTTCTCTTTCATCCGGGAGAGGAGCGGACCGGACAAGGCACCGGAGGCCTCTGAGACGGCGCGCAAAGAGAGTGCACCGCCAACGGCACCCGAATAGAAAGAGAACAGCCTTCAGGTGAATCGCTCATGAAACGAAGTTTCAAGCGGTTCTTTGAAAACCACCCGGGTGGTTTTCATGGTATCCCCACGGCAACCCTGCCGCCTTCTCGAAAACCCTGAGGGGTTTTCTCGAACCATGCGTGACCTGTAGGGGCAGGCATGGTGCTCTGAAAAAAGAACCGGCGCCCCTTCCGGGACCGCCAATCACTCACTCCTCCCCGCCCTCGGGCACGGAGAAATGCGTCTGGACAAAGCGCCAGCCGTCCCAGGTGTTCATCAGCACCGCGGTCAGGCGGCCGTTCAGGTGCCGTACCCGGCCCCCGGCCGTGACCGTCATCGCAAAGGGCGTCGCCACCCAGGCGATGATCCCGTCCGCCGCGATCCTGAGGTCGCCGTATTCGAGCGAGAGATCGTCGCACCCTGCACATTCACGGGCGATGGCAGAGACGTACGCGTCGCGCCCCTCCACCCACTCCTCGCTCTCTGAGCCAACCCCGATCACCTCGGGCGCCAGCAGCGCCGCAACACCGTCCGCATCCTTTCGTCCGTACGCGGAGGCGTAGGCGTACATCGTCTTCGTCACCGCTTCCCGCGTCTTTGCACTGAGAAACATCTGTACAGAATAGAACAGAAAGGAGTTAGCCTTTCCTGATCCTGCGCCATCTGCGCTCCCTGCCGGCGAGATGAGATCAGGGAACAGGCATGGAGCGGCAGGTTACGACAGAGACATAAGAAGAAAAAATACGATGCCCCGGCCTGATGAAATCGGAACCAATTAATACGATTATTGGAATGTCTTTTCAGCCTCCATTCCGGGAAATCCCCTTGTCCCGCCCCTTAATAGGGGAGACTTCAGACATGTACAGAGACGATTTGCATTGTTGATCGCAGGCCAGAAAACAAGGGGGTTTTATCATACCGCATCAAACATTCCAGAAATCATCATGCGGGAGCCATGCTTCCGGAGAGAAAATTCAGAACACCGGGAACGCCCCCGGACGAGGAGATATATCCTCGCCGTCCCCCGAAGCCGAATATCTGCTGCTCCTCGATGCCATGCCCGTACAGGCATGGTTTCTCCCTGACCCCGTAACGTACGGGGCGGTCAACACCGCCAGGGCCGAGTACCTCGGGCTGAAAAAAGAGGACCTGGAAAGAAGGGCGATCTGGGACATCCTCCCCGAAGAAGAGGCGACGATCTGTATCAGGGGGAACGAGGAGGTCTTCCAGGGCAAAAAAACGATCCGTACAGAGGAGTGGGTCAGGAACGCCTGCGGGGAGGTGCGGTTGCTTGTCATCACAAAAAAACCCGTCCTTGATGATGCGGGCAATGTCATCTCTGCGGTCTGCACGGCAGAGGACATCACCGACAGGAGGCGTGCTGAAGATACGGCTCGCAGGCGGGATACGATCCTCGATGCCGTGGGTTTTGTTGCGGACGCCCTGATGAAACAGGGAGAGTGGAGCGACGAGATCCCTGAGATCCTACGGCGGCTGGGAGAGGCGACCGGGGCGAGCAGGGTCCACCTCTTCGAGAATAGCGGGACTGCAAGAGAAGGGCCCTGTCCCCCGTGCCAGGAATGGACCGCGGCAGGGATCATGCCCCTCGGGAAACATCTTCCCGACCATGCCGGCATCTTCTCCGCGGACGGGACGCCGCAGTGGTATGCCGACCTTGCCGCCGGACGCCCTGTCGCTGCCAGAGCAGGAGAATTCCCGGAAAAGGCGCGACGGCACCTTTCGTCAGGGCAGATCCTCTCCCTCGCCGAGATCCCTCTCCTGATCGAGGGGGAGTGGTGGGGATGCCTCGGCCTCGAAGACTGCCGCGAGGAGAGGGAGTGGTCGGGAGCGGAGATCGACGCCCTCAGGACCGCGGCGCGGATCATCGGGGCCGCCATCCAGAGACAACGTTTCGAGAACCTCTACCGCCTCCCGGTCATGTACTCCTCTTCGGGGATCTACCTGGCACAGGGCGGCACCTTCAGGTACGTCAACCCCGGATTCGGCACAATCTTCGGCTACACAGAGGAGGAGGTCGTCGGACAGATGTGCCATGCAGACATCATTCTCCGGGACGACCTGCCCCGCTTCCAGGAAATCATGCAGAGCCTTCTCTCCAGGGCGATGGCCATGGCACGGGACGATTTCAGGGGACTCGGGAAAGACGGCCGCCTGCTCTTCCTCGAACACTTCGGGACAAGGACGCTCTATCGCGGGAGGCCGGCGGTCCTCGGCACATTCATCGACAGGACCGCCCAGAAACAGGCCGAGACCGCGCTGACCGAGAGCGAGGAGAAGTACCGCGAACTCTTCAACAATGTCAAAGACGCCATTTTTCTCATAGAAATCACGCACGACAACCAGCTGGGACGACTGATCGAGGTGAACCCGGCCGCCTGCACCTACCTGCAGTACCCCAGAGAAGAACTCCTGCTCATGTCGCCCGGCGAGATCGAAGACCCGAAAGCACAGGCCTCCCATGCCCGGAGTATGGAAATACTCCTCCTCCACGGTGAAGCCGCCTTCGAGTCCGCCCTGGTGAGAAGGGACGGGTCCACCGTGCCGGTCGAGATACGGTGCAACCTCTTTGAACTGGCCGGAAAGCCGGTGGTCCTTGCCGTCGCGCGGGACATCACCGAGAGGATAGAGCGGCAAAAGAAGGAGGCGGAGGCATTCAGGCAGATCGAGAAGAACATGGAGCAGTTCGCCATCCTCAACGACCATATCAGAAATCCCCTGCAGGTGATCCTGGGCCTGGCATGCCTGTACGACGAGACGGTCGGGGACAGGATCGCCACAGAGGTCAGAGAGATCGACGCCCTGGTGAACGGCCTCGACCAGGGCTGGCTCCAGTCGGAGAAGATCAGGGCGGTGCTGCGCCGCCACTACGGGATGATTCTGGACGGCACGGCAAGGCATCAGGCAGGGTGAGGGAAGGCAGTCCGCGATCATGCCTATCTATATCATGCAGCCCTAAACCCTGTACCTGATCATGGGTTACCTGCACACACACCAGACAGTGCAGGAGGGGCGGCGTGGCTGAACTCCTTCTGAAGGGCTGGATCGAACAGGGCGGACGGCGCTTCTCTGAGGACGAGGTCCTGGCCGTCCTGACGGAGAACCCCCGCAACGTCTCTCTTTTCGGCGGGGAGTTCTATCTCAGGTACGGCGAGTGGCAGGCGCGGGACCGCTTCGGCATCATGCCCGGCCCCTGCCCGGCAGGGACGGTCACATGCGACGGCGAGGTCGTCGGGAGAGTCGGGCCTGACTATCCTGCCGGCGACCTCGAAGAGGCGATCGTCACGGCCGTCGGCCTCCGGGCCGTCGACGGCGCCGCGGTCGCCCTCTCCGGCGGCGTGGACTCCGCCCTCGTCGCCGCTCTCGCCCGCCTCCCCGCGGTCGTCGTCGGACTCGAAGGCTCGCACGACCGGAGGCGGGCCCTCGCCCTTGCAGAAATTCTCGGGATCCCCTGCGACGCCGTCGCCGTCACAGAAAGAGAGGTGGAAGGGGCGCTCCAGGAGGTCGTCGCGCTCCTCGGCGACCCGAACCCTGTGGACGCCTCCATCGCCACGACCGAGGTCTTCGTCGCACGCTGGGCAGAGGAGCGGGGCATTCGCCGGGTGCTCACCGGCCAGGGCGCCGACGAACTCTTCGGCGGCTACGCACGCTACCTCGAAACCGACGACCTGGCCGCCGCCCTTGAGAGGGACGTCGCCGACCTCCCGCGGCAGGTCGCACGGGACGGCGCGGTGGCCGCCCATTATGGTACCGCGTTCTCCCCGCCGTACCTCGACCTGCGCGTCGTGGCAGCGGCCCGCGCCATCCCCCCCGGCGAGAAAGTGCGGGACGGGGTGCGGAAGGCGCCGCTGCGGAAGGTCGCAGAGAGGCACATCCCGCCTGAATTCGCACGGGCCGAGAAGAAGGCGATGCAGTACGGGAGCGGGATCTGGAAGACCATCCAGAGACTCGCATGTCACAATGGTTATAAAAAGTCGGTACAAGGGTACTTAACTGACATGGGTAGGGACATGCATGGTTTCTGAATCAGACGTGGCGCATATTGCCATACTTGCAGATATCGGGATAACCAGCGACGAACTGGCCGAGTTCACCGGGCAGTTCAATGCAATCCTGGAATACTTCGACCTCCTGGACCAGGTCGAGGCGAGCGAAAAACCAGAGGCGGAAAAGATCAATATCTTCAGGGAAGATGAGGTCGTGCCGTCCCTCGCCGTCGCCGCCGCCCTCGATAACGCCGGAGAGTCGGAAGAAGACTATATCAAGGCCCCGAAGGTGATGTGAGTGGGAAAGATCACCTTTGACGCGGACGACCGCTGGAACGCCTTCATCGCCATCTGCCGCGAGGCAGAGCACGGCGACGGCCCCCTGGCCGGCGTGCCCGTGGCGGTCAAGGACAACATCTCGACGGCCGGCATCCAGACCACCTGCGGATCGGCGATCCTGAAGGGCTATGTCCCGCCGTACGACGCGTATGTCGTCGAGCGCCTGAAGGCCGCCGGGGCCGCCATCGTCGGCAAGACCAATATGGACGAGTTCGGCATGGGCACGACGACCGAGTCGAGCGCCTTCGGGCCGACCACCAACCCGGTGGACACGACCCGCGTCCCCGGCGGTTCCTCGGGCGGAAGCGCCGCCGCCGTCGCCGTGGGCATGGTCGACATGGCCCTCGGCACCGACACCGGCGGGTCGATCCGCTGCCCCGCCGCCTTCTGCGGCATCGTGGGCTTGAAGCCGACCTATGGCCGCACCTCGCGGTACGGCCTCATCGCCTATGCGAACTCCCTCGAAGGCATCGGCCCGATGGGGAGGACCGTGGAAGACGTCTCCCGCCTCTTTGCGGCGATCGCCGGGCACGACCCCCGCGACGCCACCTCCCTGGACAGGCCGTATACTCACACCCCCACCGCGGAGATCAAGGGGATGCGGGTCGGCGTGCCGCATGAGTTCTTCGGCGAAGGCGTCGACCCCGCCGTCGGGAAGACCGTCAGGGCGGCAATCGACAGGTTCGCCGAACTCGGCGCCGAGATCGTCGAGTGCTCCATGCCGAGCATGAAGTACGCCCTTGCGGCCTACTATGTCACCTGCACGAGCGAAGCTTCCTCGAACCTCTCCAGGTTCGACGGCGTCAGGTACGGCCCTGAAAACGACATCATCCCCTCCTGGCACGAGTCGTACCAGGAGCACCGCAAGACACACTTCGGCAAGGAGGTGCGCCGCCGGATCATGCTCGGCACCTTCGCCCTCTCTGCCGGGTACTACGGGAAATACTATGCGAAGGCCCAGGCGGCACGCAAAAACGTCCGCGACGACTTCGCCCGCCTCTTCGCCGACGTGGACGTCGTCGCCGGCCCGACCATGCCGACGACCGCCTTCAGGCTCGGCGAGAAGACCGACCCCCTCTCCATGTACCTCGCCGACATCCTCACCGTGCCGGCAAACCTCGCCGGCGTCCCGGCGATCTCGGTCCCCTGCGGCACAGTGGAGGGCCTGCCCGTCGGGCTGCAGCTCATCGGCAGACACTGCGAGGAGGAGCGGATCATCGACGCCGCCCGTGCCTACGAGGAGGTGAGGGCATGAGCGACACGACAGACGTGATCATCGGGCTCGAAATCCACTGCCAGTTGAACACGAAGACGAAACTCTTCTGCGGGTGCTCGACCGACTACAAGAACGACGGCCCGAACACCCATGTCTGCCCCATCTGCCTCGGCCTGCCCGGCGCGATGCCGATGATCAACAAAAAGGCCGTCGAGTACGGCCTGAAGGTCGCCCGCGCCCTCAACCTGGAGATCCCCGAGGAAGGAGAGTTCTCACGGAAGAACTACTTCTACCCCGACCTCCCGAAGGGCTACCAGATCACGATGTACGACAGGCCCCTCGCCGTGAAGGGCTACCTCGAGATCGAGGACGACAACGGCATCGACAAGAAGATCGAGATCACCAGGATCCACCTGGAAGAGGACCCGGGCAAACTCGTCCATGTCGGCGGCACCGCCCGCGCCCATTACACCCTCGTCGACTACAACAGGAGCGGCATCCCTCTCATCGAGATCGTCACCGAACCCGACCTCAGGTCGCCGAAAGAGGCACGCCGGTTCCTCACCAAGATGCGGGCGACCCTCGAGTACCTCGGCGTCTTCGACGGCGAGCGCGAGGGCGCTCTCCGTGTGGACGCCAACATCTCCATCAGGGGATCGGAACGGGTCGAGATCAAGAACATCACCTCGTACAGGGGCGTCGAGAAGGCGCTCACCTTCGAGATCACCCGGCAGAAGGGCATGATCAGGCGCGGCGGCAGGGTCGTGCGCGAGACCCGCCACTTCCAGGAGGCCCGCGGCATCACCACCTCGGCGCGGTCCAAGGAGACGGAGACCGACTACCGCTACTTCCCCGAACCCGACCTCTGCCCCCTGCGGGTGCGGGACTGGGCACGGGAAGTCGTCCTCCCCGAACTCCCCGACGCACGGCGCGACCGCTTCATGGCCCAGTACGGCCTCTCCCTCAACCATGCCCGGACCCTCACCGGCGACCTCCGCCTCGCCGAGTTCTACGAGGCCCTGGCGGCGAAGGCCGACCCGGCCCTGGCCGCCACCTGGACCGCGGACACCCTCCTCGGCGAACTGAACTACCGGGACATGCCTGTGGCGAAGGTGCCCCTCGACCACGTCGCCGACCTCATCGGCCTCGCCGGCAGGAACGAGATCACCGACAGGGTCGCCGTCGACGTGCTGCGGGCCTTCCTCGACGCCGTCATGAAAGGAGAGACGCCAC
This window of the Methanofollis sp. genome carries:
- a CDS encoding right-handed parallel beta-helix repeat-containing protein; translated protein: MLCLLAGCLLLPAAASAAIDHPHTWNVSVVAGAENLTRLPDIPEIGAGDTIRIWGVEGQVYEGGITIAAPDVTVTRWDGSPAQPLISGTVRAFTVTADNATFRGLNISGNTLSSGGGAGINAAGIQGLTIADCTFVGNTANSGFGGALYAESVDHLRVERTAFTGNTANSGGGACFHDSANFALTGTTFTNNTATNGGGGAYFSRSPGARLTGTTFTNNTVTNDGGGAYFISSTGAALTDTTFTNNTATNDGGGVYFYSSHNAALTDTTFANNTANSDGGGVYFSNSHGAALAGTTFANNTAAEKGGGAVFRGSDNAVLTGATFMDNTASVYGGGAYFSGSLNAVLTGATFMDNTAMNRDGGGVVFDSSAGARLTDTTFTNNTADFSGGAYFVSSPNAVLTNATFTNNTASVYGGGAYFRDSTNAVLTDTTFANNTANSGGGTCFSGSLGANLTRTIFTHNTATNFGGGAYFLDSTGAFITNCRFDNPTNIYAERSAAALNATRTRGTNIAGGPYLGGNLWLNDPAQNISEWCADADFDGICDQTLEVSNLGTDYLPLMYGRGTVAVSSTPTGASVHLDGAAINRTTDAALYLPPGVHTITVSLAGYVTPAEQTVTVVEGPNAPLSFSLQPVPTPHSHTSGGGRSDVSAGAASNIPVGGNASFAMQDSAIYEVGVTAGETIPELLVTVERKGLPSGIDAPADAVYEYDEVTLYRTTDAALAGAALNFTVPKSWLEEHGFAPESVVLYRYHDGAWHALPTCFVGEDAYGYSFTAESPGFSLFAIGAEESGPAPTVTATVPPTETATALPVTTPAAAATTPQQSPLPFGLAALAAGAALLLRGRRG
- a CDS encoding nuclear transport factor 2 family protein encodes the protein MFLSAKTREAVTKTMYAYASAYGRKDADGVAALLAPEVIGVGSESEEWVEGRDAYVSAIARECAGCDDLSLEYGDLRIAADGIIAWVATPFAMTVTAGGRVRHLNGRLTAVLMNTWDGWRFVQTHFSVPEGGEE
- a CDS encoding PAS domain S-box protein — its product is MPVQAWFLPDPVTYGAVNTARAEYLGLKKEDLERRAIWDILPEEEATICIRGNEEVFQGKKTIRTEEWVRNACGEVRLLVITKKPVLDDAGNVISAVCTAEDITDRRRAEDTARRRDTILDAVGFVADALMKQGEWSDEIPEILRRLGEATGASRVHLFENSGTAREGPCPPCQEWTAAGIMPLGKHLPDHAGIFSADGTPQWYADLAAGRPVAARAGEFPEKARRHLSSGQILSLAEIPLLIEGEWWGCLGLEDCREEREWSGAEIDALRTAARIIGAAIQRQRFENLYRLPVMYSSSGIYLAQGGTFRYVNPGFGTIFGYTEEEVVGQMCHADIILRDDLPRFQEIMQSLLSRAMAMARDDFRGLGKDGRLLFLEHFGTRTLYRGRPAVLGTFIDRTAQKQAETALTESEEKYRELFNNVKDAIFLIEITHDNQLGRLIEVNPAACTYLQYPREELLLMSPGEIEDPKAQASHARSMEILLLHGEAAFESALVRRDGSTVPVEIRCNLFELAGKPVVLAVARDITERIERQKKEAEAFRQIEKNMEQFAILNDHIRNPLQVILGLACLYDETVGDRIATEVREIDALVNGLDQGWLQSEKIRAVLRRHYGMILDGTARHQAG
- a CDS encoding asparagine synthase C-terminal domain-containing protein, translating into MAELLLKGWIEQGGRRFSEDEVLAVLTENPRNVSLFGGEFYLRYGEWQARDRFGIMPGPCPAGTVTCDGEVVGRVGPDYPAGDLEEAIVTAVGLRAVDGAAVALSGGVDSALVAALARLPAVVVGLEGSHDRRRALALAEILGIPCDAVAVTEREVEGALQEVVALLGDPNPVDASIATTEVFVARWAEERGIRRVLTGQGADELFGGYARYLETDDLAAALERDVADLPRQVARDGAVAAHYGTAFSPPYLDLRVVAAARAIPPGEKVRDGVRKAPLRKVAERHIPPEFARAEKKAMQYGSGIWKTIQRLACHNGYKKSVQGYLTDMGRDMHGF
- the gatC gene encoding Asp-tRNA(Asn)/Glu-tRNA(Gln) amidotransferase subunit GatC, producing the protein MVSESDVAHIAILADIGITSDELAEFTGQFNAILEYFDLLDQVEASEKPEAEKINIFREDEVVPSLAVAAALDNAGESEEDYIKAPKVM
- the gatA gene encoding Asp-tRNA(Asn)/Glu-tRNA(Gln) amidotransferase subunit GatA; the encoded protein is MGKITFDADDRWNAFIAICREAEHGDGPLAGVPVAVKDNISTAGIQTTCGSAILKGYVPPYDAYVVERLKAAGAAIVGKTNMDEFGMGTTTESSAFGPTTNPVDTTRVPGGSSGGSAAAVAVGMVDMALGTDTGGSIRCPAAFCGIVGLKPTYGRTSRYGLIAYANSLEGIGPMGRTVEDVSRLFAAIAGHDPRDATSLDRPYTHTPTAEIKGMRVGVPHEFFGEGVDPAVGKTVRAAIDRFAELGAEIVECSMPSMKYALAAYYVTCTSEASSNLSRFDGVRYGPENDIIPSWHESYQEHRKTHFGKEVRRRIMLGTFALSAGYYGKYYAKAQAARKNVRDDFARLFADVDVVAGPTMPTTAFRLGEKTDPLSMYLADILTVPANLAGVPAISVPCGTVEGLPVGLQLIGRHCEEERIIDAARAYEEVRA
- the gatB gene encoding Asp-tRNA(Asn)/Glu-tRNA(Gln) amidotransferase subunit GatB, which produces MSDTTDVIIGLEIHCQLNTKTKLFCGCSTDYKNDGPNTHVCPICLGLPGAMPMINKKAVEYGLKVARALNLEIPEEGEFSRKNYFYPDLPKGYQITMYDRPLAVKGYLEIEDDNGIDKKIEITRIHLEEDPGKLVHVGGTARAHYTLVDYNRSGIPLIEIVTEPDLRSPKEARRFLTKMRATLEYLGVFDGEREGALRVDANISIRGSERVEIKNITSYRGVEKALTFEITRQKGMIRRGGRVVRETRHFQEARGITTSARSKETETDYRYFPEPDLCPLRVRDWAREVVLPELPDARRDRFMAQYGLSLNHARTLTGDLRLAEFYEALAAKADPALAATWTADTLLGELNYRDMPVAKVPLDHVADLIGLAGRNEITDRVAVDVLRAFLDAVMKGETPQMPTDYVRTHNLGKGEADAFSAVIDEVIAENEQAVADVRAGKNAALNFLVGQVMKKTRGKADPKEITPLIAARITPEGGT